One part of the Populus alba chromosome 18, ASM523922v2, whole genome shotgun sequence genome encodes these proteins:
- the LOC118059432 gene encoding probable UDP-glucosyl transferase 73B6 produces the protein MPSPSSSHVVIFPFMAQGHTLPLLDLSKALSHQQINVTIITTPSNANSIAKTIANHPKISLVEIPFPIVDGLPKDCENTSQLPSMEFHLPFLLATKQLQKPFEQVLQTMLESKTPPICVISDFFLGWTLASCQALGVPRLVFHGMGILSMAITKSTWFHAPQLESVSMFDPLELPGMRLPFTLTRADLPGSINLPEHDDKFYQFIQEVGEADAKSWGVIVNSFEELEKSHIPAFESFYINRAKAWCLGPLCLYEKTGSDKSTNQDHSCTLTQWLTEQVTPDSVIYVSFGTQADVSDSQLDEVAFALEESGSPFLWVVRSKTWSLPAGLEEKIKGRGLIVREWVNQRQILSHRAIGGFLSHCGWNSVLESVSAGVPILAWPMIAEQSLNAKFIVDGLGAGFSVKGVQNQVSKIPVSRQAICEGVEELMGGSKGRIAKERAQALGRVARRAVHKAGSSHDTLNKLIGQLRVSM, from the coding sequence ATGCCTTCTCCTTCGTCATCCCATGTTGTTATCTTTCCTTTCATGGCTCAAGGCCATACTCTTCCATTACTCGACCTTTCAAAAGCTCTTTCACATCAACAGATCAACGTGACCATCATCACCACCCCGTCAAATGCTAACTCAATAGCCAAAACCATTGCTAATCACCCCAAAATCAGTCTCGTTGAAATCCCGTTCCCCATTGTTGATGGCCTTCCTAAGGATTGTGAAAACACCTCTCAACTACCTTCAATGGAATTTCACCTTCCTTTTCTCCTTGCCACCAAACAACTCCAAAAGCCCTTCGAGCAAGTACTACAAACCATGTTGGAATCCAAAACCCCTCCTATATGTGtcatttcagatttttttcttggctGGACACTTGCTTCATGCCAAGCACTTGGTGTCCCTAGGCTAGTCTTCCATGGCATGGGTATTCTATCAATGGCCATCACCAAATCTACTTGGTTTCATGCACCGCAACTGGAATCAGTGTCAATGTTTGATCCTTTAGAACTCCCTGGCATGAGACTCCCCTTCACTTTGACTAGAGCAGACTTGCCAGGGTCGATCAACTTACCAGAGCATGATGACAAATTTTACCAGTTCATACAAGAAGTAGGAGAGGCTGATGCAAAGAGCTGGGGAGTTATTGTTAATAGCTTTGAAGAGCTAGAAAAGAGTCACATCCCAGCTTTTGAATCTTTCTACATCAATAGGGCTAAGGCTTGGTGTTTAGGCCCTCTATGTTTGTATGAAAAAACAGGAAGCGATAAATCCACCAACCAAGACCATTCCTGTACTTTAACACAGTGGCTGACTGAGCAAGTCACACCAGATTCTGTGATTTATGTTTCATTTGGTACACAAGCTGATGTATCAGATTCCCAGCTTGATGAAGTGGCTTTTGCCTTGGAGGAGTCAGGATCTCCTTTCTTATGGGTGGTAAGATCAAAGACATGGTCTTTACCTGCTGGCttggaagagaaaataaaaggaaggggTTTGATTGTAAGAGAATGGGTCAATCAACGACAAATACTGTCTCATCGGGCAATAGGTGGGTTCTTGAGTCATTGTGGTTGGAATTCAGTGCTAGAGAGTGTATCAGCTGGTGTGCCCATTCTTGCTTGGCCAATGATAGCTGAACAATCACTGAATGCTAAATTTATAGTGGATGGACTTGGAGCCGGGTTTAGTGTCAAAGGAGTGCAAAATCAAGTCTCTAAAATTCCTGTTTCAAGGCAAGCTATATGTGAAGGTGTGGAGGAGTTGATGGGAGGATCAAAGGGAAGGATTGCAAAGGAGAGAGCGCAAGCCTTGGGCAGGGTGGCTAGAAGGGCAGTGCATAAAGCTGGGTCGTCTCATGACACCCTGAACAAGCTCATTGGTCAACTTCGTGTTTCTATGTAG
- the LOC118059433 gene encoding UDP-glycosyltransferase 73B4 — protein sequence MSNTMPSPSSSHVVIFPFMAQGHTLPLLDLSKALSHQQIKVTIITTPSNANSIAKYVTNHPDINLHEIPFPTIDGLPKGCENTSQLPSMEFLLPFLLATKELQKPFEQVLETMIKSNTPPLCVISDFFLGWSLASCQALGVPRLAFHGMGVLSMAISKSSWLHAPQIDSLSMFDPVDLPGMRLPFTLTKADLPAETVKSSNHDDPMSKFMGEAGEDDAKSWGIIVNSFKELEENHIPSFESFYMNGAKAWCLGPLFLYDEMEGLEKSINQSQISSMSTQWLDEQITPDSVIYVSFGTQAAVSDSQLDEVAFGLEESGFPFLWVVRSKSWSLPGGVEEKIKGRGLIVREWVDQRQILSHRATGGFLSHCGWNSVLESVAAGVPVLAWPMMAEQYLNAKLIVDRLGAGTSVKKVQNQGYQVLVSRQAISEGVKELMGGQKGRNARERAEALGRVARRAVQNGGSSHDTLCKLIDQLRRC from the coding sequence atgagcAATACCATGCCTTCTCCTTCGTCATCCCATGTTGTTATCTTTCCTTTCATGGCTCAAGGCCATACTCTTCCATTACTCGACCTTTCAAAAGCTCTTTcacatcaacaaatcaaagtgaCGATCATCACCACCCCGTCAAATGCTAACTCAATAGCCAAGTATGTTACTAATCACCCTGATATCAATCTCCATGAAATCCCATTCCCCACCATTGATGGCCTCCCAAAAGGTTGCGAGAACACATCTCAACTTCCTTCAATGGAAtttctccttccttttcttctggcCACCAAAGAACTACAAAAGCCCTTTGAACAGGTACTTGaaacaatgataaaatccaACACCCCTCCTTTATGTGTCATTTCTGATTTCTTTCTAGGCTGGTCACTTGCTTCATGTCAAGCATTAGGTGTCCCTAGGTTAGCCTTTCACGGCATGGGTGTTCTATCAATGGccatcagcaaatcatcttggttacACGCACCACAAATAGATTCATTATCTATGTTTGATCCTGTTGACCTGCCTGGTATGAGACTTCCCTTCACTTTGACTAAAGCAGACTTGCCTGCAGAAACCGTGAAGTCATCAAACCATGATGATCCCATGTCTAAATTCATGGGAGAGGCGGGTGAGGATGATGCAAAGAGTTGGGGAATCATTGTTAATAGCTTTAAAGAGTTGGAAGAGAATCATATCCCATCTTTTGAGTCATTTTACATGAATGGGGCTAAGGCTTGGTGTCTAGGCcctttatttttgtatgacgAAATGGAGGGTCTTGAGAAATCCATTAACCAAAGTCAAATTTCCTCCATGTCAACACAGTGGCTCGATGAGCAAATCACACCAGATTCTGTGATCTATGTTTCATTTGGTACTCAAGCTGCTGTATCAGATTCTCAGCTTGACGAGGTAGCCTTTGGCTTGGAGGAGTCAGGCTTTCCATTCTTATGGGTTGTACGTTCAAAGTCATGGTCTTTACCTGGTGGCGtggaagagaaaataaaaggtagaGGTTTGATCGTAAGAGAATGGGTTGATCAACGCCAAATACTATCTCATCGTGCAACAGGCGGGTTCTTGAGTCATTGTGGTTGGAATTCGGTCCTAGAGAGTGTAGCAGCTGGTGTGCCGGTTCTGGCTTGGCCCATGATGGCTGAGCAATATTTGAATGCAAAGCTTATAGTGGATAGGCTTGGAGCCGGGACTAGTGTCAAAAAGGTGCAAAATCAAGGCTATCAAGTTCTTGTTTCAAGGCAAGCGATAAGTGAAGGAGTGAAGGAATTAATGGGAGGACAAAAGGGAAGGAATGCAAGGGAGAGAGCAGAAGCCTTAGGGCGGGTGGCTAGGAGGGCGGTGCAAAACGGTGGGTCGTCTCATGATACCCTATGCAAGCTCATTGACCAACTCCGTCGATGTTAA